A stretch of Nonomuraea africana DNA encodes these proteins:
- a CDS encoding LVIVD repeat-containing protein, producing MFTPRRALVLLGTAVALAMTTVPAQASDIPAPGEIVMSPNIEHVTNVPKPAALADIHTDMAFQGDYAYVGNYYGFSIYDIKHPKRTSLVSSVVCPGGQMDVSVYGDLLFGSVDSSRNNDSCSSAPQSARIKESWEGIRIFDVKDKTNPVYVKSVETNCGSHTHTIVPGKGADAAKHVYLYISSYGPSLDFPDCRSPHDLISIVKVPLDNPAGATVLSTPVLFPPTRDTNGDGVADDGGFAGVPLPYPNGKSATSGCHDITAYPEKDIAAGACMGEGILMDISDRERPVVTTTVRDEVNFAFWHSATFNNAGTKVIFTDELGGGSRATCNAAIGPNRGANAYYDLVGGQLQFRSYFKIARHQADTENCVAHNGSLIPVKGRDIMVQAWYQGGISVVDFTDSSRPEEIAYFERGPDNTAPALSGGFWSAYYYNGYIYGSDFNLGLDVLRINDPRTNQANSVKFDILNAQTQPSYPEHGR from the coding sequence GTGTTCACCCCCCGCAGAGCCCTCGTCCTGCTAGGAACAGCCGTCGCGTTAGCGATGACCACAGTGCCGGCCCAGGCCAGTGACATCCCCGCACCCGGCGAGATCGTCATGAGCCCGAACATTGAGCACGTCACCAACGTGCCCAAGCCCGCCGCGCTCGCCGACATCCACACCGACATGGCCTTCCAGGGCGACTACGCCTACGTCGGCAACTACTACGGCTTCTCCATCTACGACATCAAGCACCCGAAGCGCACCTCGCTCGTCAGCAGCGTGGTCTGCCCCGGCGGTCAGATGGACGTCTCCGTCTACGGTGACCTGCTCTTCGGCTCCGTCGACTCCTCCAGGAACAACGACTCCTGCTCCAGTGCGCCCCAGAGCGCGCGGATCAAGGAATCGTGGGAGGGCATCCGCATCTTCGACGTCAAGGACAAGACCAACCCGGTCTACGTCAAGTCCGTCGAGACCAACTGCGGCTCCCACACCCACACCATCGTGCCGGGCAAGGGCGCCGACGCCGCCAAGCACGTCTACCTCTACATCTCCTCCTACGGCCCCTCGCTGGACTTCCCCGACTGCCGGTCGCCGCACGACCTGATCTCGATCGTCAAGGTGCCGCTGGACAACCCCGCCGGGGCCACCGTCCTGAGCACGCCGGTGCTGTTCCCGCCCACCCGTGACACCAACGGCGACGGCGTGGCCGACGACGGCGGCTTCGCCGGTGTGCCGCTGCCGTACCCGAACGGCAAGTCCGCCACCTCCGGCTGCCACGACATCACCGCCTACCCGGAGAAGGACATCGCCGCCGGAGCCTGCATGGGCGAGGGCATCCTGATGGACATCTCCGACCGCGAGCGTCCCGTGGTCACCACCACGGTCCGCGACGAGGTGAACTTCGCCTTCTGGCACTCGGCGACGTTCAACAACGCCGGGACCAAGGTCATCTTCACCGACGAGCTCGGCGGCGGCTCCCGCGCCACCTGCAACGCGGCCATCGGCCCGAACCGCGGCGCCAACGCCTACTACGACCTCGTCGGCGGGCAGCTCCAGTTCCGCAGCTACTTCAAGATCGCCCGTCACCAGGCGGACACCGAGAACTGCGTCGCACACAACGGCTCGCTGATCCCGGTCAAGGGCCGCGACATCATGGTGCAGGCGTGGTACCAGGGCGGCATCTCCGTCGTGGACTTCACCGACTCGTCGCGTCCCGAGGAGATCGCTTACTTCGAGCGGGGTCCTGACAACACCGCTCCGGCGCTGAGTGGCGGGTTCTGGTCGGCCTACTACTACAACGGCTACATCTACGGGTCCGACTTCAACCTCGGCCTGGATGTGCTGCGCATCAACGATCCCCGCACCAACCAGGCCAACAGTGTCAAGTTCGACATCCTGAACGCCCAGACGCAACCTTCGTACCCCGAACACGGCCGCTAG
- a CDS encoding RDD family protein — MSEVVTGDAVVVEVRVAQPPIRAVALMIDMLVQVVLMVGVFLAVGYSSVISDPALAAAVSILISVLVIAGYPVIFETATRGRSLGKLALGLRVVSDDGGPERFRQALFRGLAGVLEFWTFFGAPALIASLISQRGKRLGDVFAGTIVISERGPSGMSQPVMMPPALEGWARTLELSQLPAEVAGAARQYLMRWHDLSPAVQHEMGVRIATQVAAYVTPPPPPGVPAHAYLSAVLAERRRRDQARYPQAGPGHGVRPQAGPHPPPAPYGRPYAQPHAPQAAPPQPSPQQPAPPASAPRTTPGGFAPPQ, encoded by the coding sequence ATGTCCGAGGTGGTAACAGGCGACGCGGTCGTCGTCGAGGTCAGGGTGGCCCAGCCGCCCATCCGAGCCGTAGCGCTGATGATCGACATGCTCGTGCAGGTCGTGCTGATGGTCGGCGTCTTCCTCGCGGTCGGCTACTCCTCGGTCATCTCCGATCCCGCCCTGGCCGCCGCGGTGTCGATCCTGATCAGCGTGCTGGTGATAGCCGGCTATCCCGTCATCTTCGAGACGGCGACGCGGGGGCGCAGCCTCGGCAAGCTGGCCCTCGGACTGCGGGTCGTGAGCGACGACGGCGGCCCCGAACGGTTCAGGCAGGCGCTGTTCAGGGGGCTGGCGGGGGTGCTGGAATTCTGGACCTTCTTCGGCGCGCCCGCGCTCATCGCCTCGCTGATCTCGCAGCGCGGCAAGCGGCTGGGTGACGTGTTCGCGGGGACGATCGTGATCTCCGAGCGGGGGCCGAGCGGGATGTCCCAGCCCGTGATGATGCCTCCCGCTCTCGAGGGATGGGCTCGCACGCTGGAGCTCTCGCAGCTGCCCGCAGAGGTGGCAGGGGCGGCCCGGCAGTACCTGATGCGGTGGCACGACCTGTCGCCCGCCGTCCAGCACGAGATGGGGGTGCGCATCGCCACGCAGGTGGCGGCGTACGTGACGCCCCCGCCGCCGCCCGGGGTGCCCGCACACGCCTATCTGAGCGCGGTGCTGGCCGAGCGCCGGCGGCGGGACCAGGCACGTTATCCACAGGCCGGGCCCGGCCACGGCGTTCGTCCACAGGCCGGGCCACACCCCCCACCCGCGCCGTACGGCCGGCCGTACGCTCAGCCCCATGCCCCGCAGGCCGCTCCCCCACAGCCTTCCCCGCAGCAGCCGGCTCCGCCGGCCTCCGCCCCGCGCACCACGCCGGGCGGGTTCGCGCCTCCACAGTGA
- a CDS encoding stage II sporulation protein M, giving the protein MDIDAFVAAHRPAWDRLDHLVRRRRSLTGAEVDELVELYQRVSTHLSIVRSGTQDAVLVGRLSALVARARSAVTGAHAPAWRDVVRFFTVSFPVVAYRARWWWLISALAFVAVSWIMGAWVAGNPEVQAAVGTPEEIRQLVEHDFADYYSENPAASFASRVWINNAWLSMQVIVFAIFLGLPIPWILFQNAANVGVSGGLMASRDKLDIFFGLILPHGLLELTAVFLAAAVGMRLGWTVIVPGPRRRVDALAEQGRAVISVAIGLVLVLFVSGLIEALVTPSGLPTWARLSIGVIAEVAFIAYVVHFGRKAYREGETGDLERAPDVVPTN; this is encoded by the coding sequence GTGGACATTGACGCCTTCGTCGCCGCGCACCGCCCCGCGTGGGATCGACTCGACCACCTGGTACGGCGGCGCAGGTCGCTGACGGGCGCGGAGGTCGACGAGCTGGTCGAGCTCTACCAGCGCGTCTCGACCCACCTGTCCATCGTGCGCTCGGGCACGCAGGACGCGGTCCTCGTCGGCAGGCTGTCCGCGCTGGTGGCGAGAGCGCGCTCGGCGGTGACCGGCGCGCACGCGCCCGCGTGGCGCGATGTCGTCAGGTTCTTCACCGTGTCGTTCCCCGTCGTGGCCTACCGCGCCCGGTGGTGGTGGCTGATCAGCGCCCTGGCCTTTGTGGCGGTCTCGTGGATCATGGGCGCGTGGGTGGCGGGCAACCCCGAGGTCCAGGCCGCCGTGGGCACCCCGGAGGAGATCAGGCAGCTGGTCGAGCACGACTTCGCCGACTACTACTCGGAGAACCCGGCCGCCTCGTTCGCCAGCAGGGTGTGGATCAACAACGCCTGGCTCTCCATGCAGGTCATCGTGTTCGCGATCTTCCTGGGCCTGCCGATCCCCTGGATCCTGTTCCAGAACGCCGCCAACGTGGGCGTCTCCGGCGGTCTGATGGCGTCGCGCGACAAGCTCGACATCTTCTTCGGCCTGATCCTGCCGCACGGCCTGCTGGAGCTCACGGCGGTCTTCCTGGCCGCGGCGGTCGGCATGCGGCTCGGCTGGACGGTCATCGTGCCAGGGCCGCGCCGCAGGGTCGACGCGCTGGCCGAGCAGGGCAGGGCGGTCATCAGCGTGGCGATCGGGCTGGTCCTGGTGCTGTTCGTGTCCGGCCTGATCGAGGCGCTCGTCACGCCCTCGGGGCTGCCGACATGGGCGCGCCTGAGCATCGGGGTGATCGCCGAGGTGGCCTTCATCGCCTATGTCGTCCACTTCGGCAGGAAGGCCTACCGAGAGGGCGAGACGGGCGACCTCGAAAGGGCGCCCGACGTGGTGCCGACGAACTAG
- a CDS encoding DUF4129 domain-containing protein, with protein MTPLGREEAQRRAAEELAKPGYARESLLDRLYRTFQQLLGDLIDFAPGGSPVGALLAALLLVLVVVVLVTVPAWLARRSARARTAVPGDLFGGRAMIAAEHRQAAERLAAEGRWAEAVQERLRAIARDLQDRALIDGLPGKTADELAAEAGRSLPPFAEELAAAARAFDDVTYGGVPGSPAAYAMLRDLDERLRLARPVAL; from the coding sequence GTGACCCCTCTGGGACGTGAGGAGGCGCAGCGCAGGGCGGCCGAGGAGCTGGCCAAGCCGGGCTACGCCCGCGAGTCGCTGCTCGACCGGCTCTACCGCACCTTCCAGCAGCTCCTCGGCGACCTGATCGACTTCGCCCCCGGCGGCAGCCCCGTCGGCGCGCTCCTCGCCGCGCTGCTGCTCGTCCTGGTCGTCGTCGTGCTCGTCACGGTGCCGGCCTGGCTGGCGCGCAGGTCGGCCCGCGCCAGGACGGCCGTGCCCGGCGACCTGTTCGGCGGCAGGGCGATGATCGCCGCCGAGCACCGGCAGGCGGCCGAACGGCTGGCGGCGGAGGGCCGCTGGGCCGAGGCCGTCCAGGAACGGCTCCGCGCGATCGCCCGCGACCTGCAGGACAGGGCGCTGATCGACGGCCTGCCCGGCAAGACCGCCGACGAGCTGGCCGCGGAGGCGGGCAGGTCGCTGCCGCCCTTCGCCGAGGAGCTGGCCGCGGCGGCGCGCGCCTTCGACGACGTCACCTACGGCGGCGTGCCGGGAAGTCCCGCCGCGTACGCGATGCTGCGCGACCTCGACGAACGGCTCCGCCTGGCCAGGCCGGTGGCGCTGTGA
- a CDS encoding DUF305 domain-containing protein — MRAALVVITCTVVALAGCSGDSKPAAAPKDGSTAPVIAPGRPGEAARTLSPGEAATAVPSPTANAVDVTFMQDMIIHHRQALDMAILAPTRAKSEKLKGLAARIKDAQGPEIQYMTTWLQEQGQKVPEHHAAHDGMPGMATPEQLAALKAATGVEFDRLFLSLMIAHHQGAITMATKVIGDGSHQRISELAADIGVEQTAEIRRMQEMQAAL, encoded by the coding sequence GTGCGCGCCGCGCTCGTTGTCATCACCTGTACGGTGGTCGCCCTCGCGGGCTGTAGCGGAGACAGCAAGCCCGCCGCCGCGCCCAAGGACGGCTCGACGGCGCCGGTGATCGCGCCGGGCAGGCCGGGCGAGGCCGCCAGGACGCTGTCACCCGGCGAGGCCGCCACGGCGGTGCCCTCCCCCACGGCGAACGCGGTGGACGTGACGTTCATGCAGGACATGATCATCCACCACCGCCAGGCGCTCGACATGGCGATCCTCGCGCCGACCAGGGCCAAGTCGGAGAAGCTGAAGGGGCTGGCGGCTCGCATCAAGGACGCGCAGGGCCCCGAGATCCAGTACATGACCACCTGGCTCCAGGAGCAGGGCCAGAAGGTGCCCGAACACCACGCGGCGCACGACGGGATGCCGGGCATGGCGACGCCCGAGCAGTTGGCCGCGCTCAAGGCGGCGACGGGTGTGGAGTTCGACCGGCTCTTCCTCAGCCTGATGATCGCTCATCACCAGGGGGCGATCACGATGGCGACCAAGGTGATCGGCGACGGCTCCCACCAGCGGATCTCCGAACTCGCCGCCGACATCGGCGTCGAGCAGACGGCAGAGATCCGCCGCATGCAGGAAATGCAGGCCGCCCTGTAG
- a CDS encoding DUF58 domain-containing protein yields MALTGRAGLVAALWIVVVLFVPQPGYAVLAGCLLLAAAIVVDLLFAGSVRPLRFTRSGAASVRLGETATVELVVENPGPRRVRGVLRDAWQPSAGLSPRTVPIDVPAGERRRLVFELKPTRRGDRSSEAVTVRAFGPLGLAARQGGHSVPWTVRVLPPFLSRKHLPSRLSRLRELEGNHPALVRGQGTEFDSLREYVVGDDVRSIDWRATARRNDVVVRTWRPERDRRVLIVLDTGRTSAGRVGTGWPRLDWSMDAALLLAALAAKAGDQVDFLAYDRAVRAWVSGASRTELLSALVNVMAPVEASLVESDAPGMAAAILARAKRRALVILLTDLNSAALEEGLLPVLPQLSSRHLLLVAGVSDPLVAAMAAGRGTAEQVYDAAAAERSVAERRRITARLRGHGVEVVDALPEDFAPALADAYLALKAAGRL; encoded by the coding sequence ATGGCGCTGACCGGGCGGGCGGGGCTGGTCGCGGCCCTGTGGATCGTGGTGGTGCTGTTCGTGCCGCAGCCCGGCTACGCGGTGCTCGCGGGCTGCCTGCTGCTGGCCGCCGCCATCGTGGTGGACCTGCTGTTCGCGGGGTCGGTGCGACCGCTGCGGTTCACCCGCTCAGGGGCCGCCTCGGTACGGCTGGGCGAGACGGCCACGGTCGAGCTGGTCGTGGAGAATCCCGGTCCTCGGCGGGTGCGCGGTGTGCTGCGCGACGCGTGGCAGCCCTCGGCCGGGCTGTCGCCCAGGACGGTGCCCATCGACGTGCCTGCGGGCGAGCGGCGCCGGCTGGTGTTCGAGCTGAAGCCCACGCGGCGCGGGGACAGGTCGTCGGAGGCGGTCACCGTACGGGCCTTCGGGCCTCTCGGGCTGGCCGCGCGTCAGGGCGGCCACAGCGTGCCGTGGACGGTGCGGGTGCTGCCGCCCTTCCTGTCCCGCAAGCACCTCCCCTCGCGCCTGTCGCGGCTGCGGGAGCTCGAGGGCAACCATCCCGCGCTGGTCAGAGGGCAGGGCACGGAGTTCGACTCGCTGCGGGAGTACGTGGTGGGCGACGACGTGCGCTCCATCGACTGGCGTGCCACGGCCCGCCGCAACGACGTGGTGGTGCGGACCTGGCGGCCCGAGAGGGACCGGCGCGTGCTGATCGTGCTCGACACGGGGCGCACGTCCGCGGGGCGCGTGGGAACGGGATGGCCCAGGCTGGACTGGTCCATGGACGCCGCGTTGCTGCTGGCCGCGCTCGCCGCCAAGGCCGGTGACCAGGTCGACTTCCTCGCCTACGACAGGGCGGTGCGCGCCTGGGTGTCGGGCGCCTCGCGCACCGAGCTGCTGTCGGCGCTGGTGAACGTCATGGCGCCGGTCGAGGCCTCGCTGGTCGAGTCCGACGCGCCGGGTATGGCGGCCGCGATCCTGGCCAGGGCCAAGCGCAGGGCGCTGGTGATCCTGCTGACCGACCTCAACTCCGCGGCCCTCGAGGAGGGGCTGCTGCCGGTGCTGCCCCAGCTGTCGTCGCGGCACCTGCTGCTGGTGGCCGGCGTCTCCGACCCGCTGGTCGCGGCCATGGCGGCGGGCAGGGGGACGGCGGAGCAGGTCTACGACGCCGCGGCGGCCGAGCGCTCCGTCGCCGAGCGCAGGCGCATCACCGCTCGGCTGCGCGGGCACGGCGTCGAGGTCGTGGACGCGCTGCCCGAGGACTTCGCGCCCGCGCTCGCCGACGCGTACCTGGCGCTGAAGGCCGCGGGGCGGCTCTAG
- a CDS encoding DUF4350 domain-containing protein, whose product MSVSTSPTAAGLWRRSRATVAVALLVVATAVFGALLAGGDQGRYLDPDDTSLRGSRALAELLRDRGVRVDRVDSVATAESLAREGDRLLLVGAPWNGDYSEAERLADISGDLVVVGDQPYLDVLAPAVEHDGQARLRSREPGCRLPAARAAGSAYLGGLTFKASGDSCYAGSLAVAGTVTVLGSGEFMTNQRLAEDGNAALALNLLGSRKAVTWLVPAPPRPGDDQLAGPGGRSIGELMPDNVPWAVLMAAIAVVVVALWQGRRLGPVVAERLPVVVRAAETVEGRGRLYRARRARVQAAEALRGGALDRLTPRLGLGGQPGADEVVAALAARTGLEPGHLGAALYGPPPADDAGLVALAGYLDEIERQVREH is encoded by the coding sequence GTGAGCGTCTCGACCTCTCCCACGGCGGCGGGCCTGTGGCGGCGGAGCAGGGCGACCGTGGCGGTCGCGCTGCTCGTCGTGGCGACCGCGGTGTTCGGCGCGCTGCTCGCCGGCGGCGATCAGGGCCGCTACCTCGACCCCGACGACACCTCGCTGCGCGGCTCGAGGGCGCTGGCCGAGCTGCTGCGCGACAGGGGCGTGCGCGTCGACAGGGTGGACTCGGTGGCCACCGCCGAGTCCCTGGCCCGTGAAGGCGACCGTCTCCTGCTGGTCGGCGCGCCGTGGAACGGCGACTACAGCGAGGCCGAACGGCTCGCCGACATCTCCGGCGACCTCGTGGTCGTGGGCGACCAGCCGTACCTCGACGTGCTGGCCCCCGCCGTCGAGCACGACGGGCAGGCGCGCCTGCGCTCGCGCGAGCCCGGCTGCCGCCTGCCCGCCGCCCGCGCCGCGGGCAGCGCCTACCTGGGCGGTCTGACCTTCAAGGCGAGCGGTGACTCCTGCTACGCGGGCTCCCTCGCGGTGGCCGGTACGGTCACCGTGCTCGGCAGCGGTGAGTTCATGACCAACCAGCGCCTGGCCGAGGACGGCAACGCCGCGCTCGCGCTGAACCTGCTCGGCTCCCGCAAGGCCGTCACCTGGCTGGTGCCCGCGCCGCCGCGGCCTGGCGACGACCAGCTGGCGGGCCCGGGAGGCAGGAGCATCGGGGAGCTCATGCCCGACAACGTTCCGTGGGCGGTGCTCATGGCCGCCATCGCGGTCGTGGTGGTCGCGCTCTGGCAGGGCAGGCGGCTCGGGCCCGTGGTGGCCGAGCGGCTGCCCGTGGTGGTCAGGGCGGCCGAGACCGTGGAGGGCAGAGGACGGCTCTACCGCGCCCGCAGGGCCCGCGTCCAGGCCGCGGAGGCGCTGCGTGGCGGCGCCCTCGACCGGCTGACGCCCCGGCTGGGGCTGGGCGGGCAGCCTGGTGCCGACGAGGTCGTGGCGGCGCTCGCCGCACGCACGGGGCTGGAACCGGGCCACCTCGGCGCCGCGCTGTACGGCCCGCCCCCGGCCGACGACGCGGGTCTCGTGGCCCTGGCCGGATACTTGGACGAGATCGAGAGGCAGGTTCGTGAACACTGA
- a CDS encoding LVIVD repeat-containing protein: MRLRGLSSLLAGIVVAIAMAPVPASAADEVTKSDNIRHEAHLDLPTGVQINTDIAFQGDYAYVGSYTGFSIYDIKHPKRPKLVSTVSCPGGQMDVTIYGDILVTSVDDSMKDDSCAGTAQSPREKSSWEGLRIFDVSDKANPKYVKSVETNCGSHTHTLVPGKSRDAFYVYVSSYFPSANFPDCQPPHDRISVVKVPVRNPTAAAVVNMPVIFPGGGNDRTQQPNLLADTSGCHDITVYAEKDLAAGACMGDGVLMDISDRENPKVIDTVRDTNFAFWHSATFNNAGTKVVFTDELGGGTQARCTAAEGPTRGADAILDIVDDKLVFKSYYKISRIQTSTENCVAHNGSLIPVKGKDIMVQAWYQGGLSVWDFTDSAHPQEIAFFDRGPISDTQLRLGGFWSAYYYNGYIFGSEIFRGFDVFRVDDPRVNQARGVKFDQLNVQTQSRYRERGH; this comes from the coding sequence ATGAGATTGCGTGGCTTATCCTCCCTCCTCGCAGGGATCGTGGTGGCGATCGCCATGGCCCCTGTCCCCGCCTCGGCCGCCGATGAGGTCACCAAGAGTGACAACATCCGGCACGAAGCCCACCTCGATCTGCCCACCGGTGTGCAGATCAATACCGACATCGCCTTCCAGGGCGACTACGCCTACGTGGGCAGCTACACCGGCTTCTCGATCTACGACATCAAGCACCCGAAGCGCCCCAAGCTGGTCAGCACGGTCAGCTGCCCCGGCGGTCAGATGGACGTCACCATCTACGGCGACATCCTCGTCACCTCCGTCGACGACTCGATGAAGGACGACTCCTGCGCCGGCACGGCTCAGTCGCCGAGGGAGAAGAGCTCGTGGGAGGGCCTGCGGATCTTCGACGTCAGCGACAAGGCCAACCCGAAGTACGTCAAGTCGGTCGAGACGAACTGCGGCTCGCACACCCACACGCTGGTGCCCGGCAAGTCGCGTGACGCCTTCTACGTCTACGTCTCCTCCTACTTCCCCTCTGCGAACTTCCCCGACTGCCAGCCGCCGCACGACCGCATCTCGGTCGTCAAGGTTCCCGTTCGCAACCCGACCGCGGCCGCCGTGGTCAACATGCCGGTGATCTTCCCTGGCGGCGGCAACGACAGGACCCAGCAGCCGAACCTGCTCGCGGACACCAGCGGCTGCCACGACATCACCGTCTACGCCGAGAAGGACCTCGCCGCGGGCGCCTGCATGGGCGACGGTGTGCTCATGGACATCTCCGACCGGGAGAATCCCAAGGTCATCGACACGGTCAGGGACACGAACTTCGCGTTCTGGCACTCGGCGACCTTCAACAACGCCGGAACCAAGGTGGTCTTCACCGACGAGCTCGGCGGTGGCACCCAGGCCCGCTGCACCGCGGCCGAGGGCCCGACCAGGGGTGCCGACGCGATCCTCGACATCGTCGACGACAAGCTCGTCTTCAAGAGCTACTACAAGATCTCCAGGATCCAGACGAGCACCGAGAACTGCGTCGCGCACAACGGCTCGCTGATCCCGGTCAAGGGCAAGGACATCATGGTCCAGGCCTGGTACCAGGGCGGACTGTCGGTCTGGGACTTCACCGACTCGGCCCACCCGCAGGAGATCGCCTTCTTCGACCGCGGCCCGATCTCGGACACCCAACTCCGGCTCGGTGGCTTCTGGTCGGCGTACTACTACAACGGCTACATCTTCGGCAGCGAGATCTTCCGCGGGTTCGACGTGTTCAGGGTCGACGACCCGCGCGTCAACCAGGCGAGAGGCGTGAAGTTCGACCAGCTGAACGTCCAGACCCAGTCCAGGTACCGCGAACGCGGTCACTGA
- a CDS encoding AAA family ATPase, producing MAREALGALRAEVAKAVVGQDAVVTGLVIALLCRGHVLLEGVPGVAKTLMVRTLSAALSLDFKRVQFTPDLMPGDVTGSLIYDAKTAEFDFREGPVFTNLLLADEINRTPPKTQAALLEAMEERQVSVEGDARPLPDPFVVCATQNPVEYEGTYQLPEAQLDRFLLKLTVPLPPRDQEIAVLERHARGFDPRDLTQVKPVASADDLAAGREAVAAVHVAPEVLGYIVDLARATRQSPSLQLGVSPRGATALLAASRAWAWLSGRTYVTPDDVKALARPALRHRIQLRPEAELEGATTDGLLDGILAAVPVPR from the coding sequence ATGGCGCGCGAGGCGCTCGGCGCGTTGCGCGCCGAGGTGGCCAAGGCCGTGGTGGGCCAGGACGCGGTCGTGACAGGGCTGGTCATCGCGCTGCTGTGCAGGGGGCACGTGCTCCTGGAGGGCGTGCCGGGCGTGGCCAAGACGCTGATGGTCCGCACGCTGTCGGCGGCGCTGTCCCTCGACTTCAAGCGGGTGCAGTTCACGCCCGACCTGATGCCGGGCGACGTGACGGGCTCGCTGATCTACGACGCGAAGACCGCGGAGTTCGACTTCCGCGAAGGACCGGTCTTCACCAACCTGCTGCTCGCCGACGAGATCAACCGCACGCCGCCGAAGACACAGGCGGCGCTGCTGGAGGCGATGGAGGAGCGCCAGGTCAGTGTCGAAGGCGATGCCAGGCCGCTGCCCGACCCGTTCGTGGTGTGCGCGACGCAGAACCCGGTGGAGTACGAGGGCACCTACCAGCTGCCCGAGGCGCAGCTCGACAGGTTCCTGCTGAAGCTGACCGTGCCGCTGCCGCCGCGCGACCAGGAGATCGCGGTGCTCGAACGGCACGCGCGCGGCTTCGATCCGCGCGACCTGACGCAGGTGAAGCCGGTTGCCTCGGCCGACGACCTGGCCGCGGGGCGCGAGGCCGTGGCCGCCGTGCACGTGGCACCCGAGGTGCTCGGTTACATCGTCGACCTGGCCAGGGCGACCAGGCAGTCGCCCTCGCTCCAGCTGGGCGTCTCGCCGCGTGGCGCGACGGCGCTGCTGGCCGCCTCCAGGGCGTGGGCGTGGCTGTCGGGCCGCACGTACGTGACACCCGACGACGTGAAGGCGCTGGCCAGGCCCGCGCTGCGGCACCGGATCCAGCTGCGGCCCGAGGCCGAGCTCGAGGGCGCGACCACGGACGGCCTGCTCGACGGCATCCTGGCGGCCGTGCCGGTTCCCCGCTGA
- a CDS encoding LVIVD repeat-containing protein → MPAQAESADKILKSANVEHVANLPKKGAFTGPDAFNSDLAFQGDYAYQGNYNGFTIYDIKNPAQPKAVSQVACEGAQNDISVKGDLLFLSVDDPRDDDSCKSDYGSPTSKKSWEGIRIFDISDKARPKYIKAVETACGSHTHTLVPDKSGKSVYLYVSSYMPADIYPECKPPHDRISIVKVPLNKPTDAKVVSRPVLFPEGGNEQQSGLLLPTSGCHDITVYPSKNLAAGACMGDGVLMDISDRERPKVTATVTDENFAFWHSATFNNAGTKVVFTDELGGGASATCNATIGPERGADAIFDIVDGELVHKAYYKIGRHQQSSENCVAHNGSLIPVKGKDIMVQAWYQGGVSIWDFTDSAAPKEIGYFDRGPLKPRNIAGSWSAYYYNGHIYSSDIQQGFDVLRISDKLTDPAAKVRLSVLNTQTQLPF, encoded by the coding sequence ATGCCGGCACAGGCGGAGTCAGCCGACAAGATTCTCAAGAGCGCCAACGTCGAGCACGTGGCGAACCTGCCCAAGAAGGGCGCGTTCACCGGCCCGGACGCGTTCAACTCGGACCTGGCCTTCCAGGGCGACTACGCCTACCAGGGCAACTACAACGGTTTCACGATCTACGACATCAAGAATCCGGCGCAGCCCAAGGCGGTCAGCCAGGTGGCCTGCGAGGGCGCGCAGAACGACATCTCGGTCAAGGGCGACCTGCTCTTCCTGTCGGTCGACGATCCGCGCGACGACGACTCCTGCAAGAGCGACTACGGCTCGCCCACGAGCAAGAAGTCGTGGGAGGGCATCAGGATCTTCGACATCAGCGACAAGGCGCGGCCGAAGTACATCAAGGCGGTCGAGACGGCCTGCGGGTCGCACACGCACACCCTCGTGCCGGACAAGTCGGGCAAGTCGGTCTACCTGTATGTCTCGTCGTACATGCCGGCGGACATCTACCCCGAGTGCAAGCCGCCGCACGACCGCATCTCAATCGTCAAGGTGCCGCTGAACAAGCCGACGGACGCGAAGGTCGTCTCGCGGCCCGTGCTCTTCCCCGAGGGCGGCAACGAGCAGCAGAGCGGCCTGCTCCTGCCCACCAGCGGCTGCCACGACATCACGGTCTACCCCTCCAAGAACCTGGCCGCGGGCGCCTGCATGGGTGACGGCGTGCTGATGGACATCTCCGACCGCGAGCGGCCCAAGGTCACCGCGACCGTGACCGACGAGAACTTCGCCTTCTGGCACTCGGCGACCTTCAACAACGCGGGAACGAAGGTGGTCTTCACCGACGAGCTCGGCGGCGGCGCGTCGGCCACCTGCAACGCGACGATCGGGCCCGAGCGGGGCGCGGACGCCATCTTCGACATCGTGGACGGCGAACTGGTGCACAAGGCCTACTACAAGATCGGCAGGCACCAGCAGTCGTCGGAGAACTGCGTCGCGCACAACGGCTCGCTGATCCCGGTCAAGGGCAAGGACATCATGGTGCAGGCGTGGTACCAGGGCGGGGTCTCGATCTGGGACTTCACCGACTCCGCGGCGCCCAAGGAGATCGGCTACTTCGACAGGGGCCCGCTGAAGCCGCGCAACATCGCGGGGTCGTGGTCGGCGTACTACTACAACGGCCACATCTACAGCAGCGACATCCAGCAGGGCTTCGACGTGCTGCGGATCTCCGACAAGCTGACGGACCCCGCGGCCAAGGTGCGGCTGAGCGTCCTGAACACCCAGACGCAGCTGCCGTTCTGA